One segment of Candidatus Hydrogenedentota bacterium DNA contains the following:
- a CDS encoding VCBS repeat-containing protein gives MNQETRLRSFRGRFSVLTAGAACLAAALLTGCPTGTAYGPLSNSDLRLFQSRYVYGVSGEATDVAAADFNGDNIPDLAAINNDQQNVSVLLSEGATKYVKAKDYDLGDTPSALAVGDTNGDGRPDILVCNETFGQVTVLTSRGDGEFNEPALWELPAGATPRGLAVADVNGDGLPDIVTANAGLNSVSVLLGTAEGGFEAARSFPAGTGPRWVIAADLTGDGQTDVLSVNRDSNDLSLFMRSGANLNNAVSLRCGLAPRMAAAGDLNGDGLPDLVVSNTGTNDLSVLLGQGGGAFAAERRVALGKPPTRLSLGDFDRDGRLDAAALLFDSADTGSLGVVAVLLGDGAGGFAAPLFFGSGWQSFGLCAADMDLDGAPDLVTADTSMKAVALLRGRGDGTFESDRRFATGVVPSAGVTGDFNGDGHTDVLVANAGGGSLVFMAGDGAGRFTAQPAPVPVGGIPIALAAADLNDDDAPDVVVSLKGQKTALLLLGSETGQFVAGPAVNLLPDGSAYLPISYSLTLGDVNNDGRPDLLSANSGADSVSVALGRGDGTFAAPAEMRNISYPLRAGLADLDRDGTPDIIATSSRDPEQSSDQAEPRIVRLLGIGDGTFNTESMLRVATGSYPADLALGDPNGDGRTDAVTAHPGSDGVYIAAGAQGGRLAKGEKLGVGDLPVAVLLPDVNADGKADILTTHAAGYAVVRISRGAGRYDASRHFLTGDTALVSFYQDVNGDQIPDFITLNRGTSDLSVLLGQR, from the coding sequence GCCGCTATGTGTACGGCGTGTCCGGCGAGGCCACGGACGTGGCGGCGGCGGACTTCAACGGCGACAACATCCCGGACCTGGCGGCGATCAACAACGACCAGCAGAACGTGTCAGTGCTCCTGTCGGAGGGGGCAACGAAGTATGTGAAGGCCAAGGACTACGACCTGGGGGACACGCCGAGCGCCCTGGCCGTGGGCGACACCAACGGCGACGGGCGCCCGGACATCCTGGTCTGCAACGAGACCTTTGGCCAGGTGACCGTGCTCACGTCGCGGGGCGACGGCGAGTTCAACGAGCCGGCGCTGTGGGAGCTGCCCGCGGGCGCGACGCCGCGCGGTCTGGCGGTGGCGGACGTCAACGGCGACGGGCTGCCGGACATTGTCACGGCGAACGCCGGCCTGAACTCAGTTTCGGTGCTGCTGGGGACGGCGGAGGGCGGGTTTGAGGCGGCGCGCTCCTTCCCCGCGGGAACCGGCCCCCGCTGGGTGATCGCCGCGGACCTGACCGGGGACGGCCAGACGGACGTCCTCAGCGTCAACCGCGACTCCAACGACCTCTCGCTCTTTATGCGGTCGGGGGCCAACCTGAACAACGCGGTGTCCCTGCGGTGCGGCCTGGCGCCGCGCATGGCGGCGGCGGGCGACCTGAACGGCGACGGGCTGCCGGACCTGGTGGTGTCGAACACGGGCACCAACGACCTCTCGGTGCTGCTGGGACAGGGCGGGGGCGCCTTCGCGGCGGAACGCCGCGTGGCCCTTGGCAAGCCGCCGACGCGCCTTTCCCTGGGCGATTTCGACCGCGACGGCCGCCTGGACGCCGCCGCGCTGCTCTTCGACTCGGCCGACACCGGGTCGCTGGGCGTGGTGGCGGTGCTGTTGGGCGACGGCGCGGGCGGCTTCGCCGCGCCGCTCTTCTTCGGGTCGGGCTGGCAGTCCTTCGGCCTGTGCGCCGCCGACATGGACCTGGACGGCGCCCCGGACCTCGTCACGGCGGACACCTCCATGAAGGCCGTGGCGCTGCTTCGCGGGCGCGGCGACGGCACCTTCGAGAGCGACCGGCGCTTCGCCACGGGCGTGGTCCCCTCGGCGGGCGTGACGGGCGACTTCAACGGCGACGGCCACACCGACGTGCTGGTGGCGAACGCCGGCGGCGGGTCGCTGGTGTTCATGGCGGGCGACGGCGCGGGCCGTTTCACCGCGCAGCCCGCGCCCGTGCCCGTGGGCGGCATCCCCATCGCCCTGGCCGCCGCGGACCTCAACGACGACGACGCGCCCGACGTGGTGGTGTCCCTCAAGGGGCAGAAGACCGCCCTGCTCCTGCTCGGCTCCGAAACGGGGCAGTTTGTCGCGGGGCCCGCGGTCAACCTGCTGCCCGACGGGTCGGCGTACCTGCCCATCTCGTATTCGCTCACCCTGGGCGACGTGAACAACGACGGGCGGCCGGACCTGCTCTCGGCGAACAGCGGGGCCGACAGTGTCAGCGTGGCCCTGGGCCGCGGCGACGGCACCTTCGCCGCCCCGGCGGAGATGCGCAACATCAGCTACCCCCTCCGCGCGGGTCTGGCCGACCTCGACCGCGACGGCACCCCCGACATCATCGCCACCAGCTCGCGCGACCCGGAGCAGTCGTCGGACCAGGCGGAGCCGCGCATTGTCCGGCTGCTGGGCATCGGCGACGGCACCTTCAACACGGAAAGCATGCTCCGCGTGGCCACGGGTTCCTATCCGGCGGACCTGGCCCTCGGCGACCCCAACGGCGACGGGCGGACCGACGCCGTGACCGCGCACCCCGGCAGCGACGGCGTCTACATCGCCGCGGGCGCCCAGGGCGGCCGCCTGGCCAAGGGCGAGAAGCTCGGCGTCGGCGACCTCCCCGTCGCCGTGCTCCTGCCCGACGTGAACGCCGACGGCAAGGCGGACATCCTCACCACCCACGCCGCGGGCTACGCCGTGGTGCGGATCAGCCGCGGCGCAGGCCGCTACGACGCGTCCCGCCACTTCCTCACCGGCGACACCGCGCTGGTGAGCTTCTACCAGGACGTGAACGGCGACCAGATCCCCGATTTCATCACCCTCAACCGCGGCACCTCGGACCTCTCCGTGCTCCTCGGCCAGCGGTAG
- a CDS encoding GxxExxY protein: MRENEVSERVIGAAIEVHRALGPGLLEGVYEEALCHELHLRGMAFERQKAVPIAYKGVKLSTDLRLDLIVEGLVIVDVKAKEEMTKKDHAKTLTYLRLTGVRLGLNINFHEPLLVDGVKRIVNSLI, from the coding sequence ATGCGGGAGAATGAGGTTTCCGAGCGCGTCATTGGTGCGGCGATTGAGGTTCATCGCGCGCTGGGGCCGGGACTGCTTGAAGGGGTTTATGAGGAGGCGCTGTGCCATGAGTTGCACCTACGCGGCATGGCATTTGAACGCCAGAAAGCGGTTCCCATTGCCTACAAGGGCGTGAAACTCTCCACCGATCTGAGGCTGGACCTGATTGTCGAAGGTCTTGTGATTGTTGATGTGAAGGCGAAGGAGGAGATGACCAAGAAGGACCACGCCAAGACGCTCACGTATCTGCGGCTCACAGGAGTCCGGCTGGGGCTGAATATCAACTTCCACGAACCCCTGCTGGTGGACGGCGTCAAGCGCATCGTGAACAGCCTGATCTGA
- the ispH gene encoding 4-hydroxy-3-methylbut-2-enyl diphosphate reductase: MKIVVARPRGFCAGVDRAIRSVEQALERHGAPVHVLNHIVHNAHVVEELRGKGAVFVRDLDEVPEGGLVLFSAHGVGPDRWAHAKRRGLNVIDATCPLVEKVHNEARRFSEKGRTVILVGEAGHDETVGTMGWAPGHILLVQTLEEAGRVAVPDPANTAYITQTTLSVEDCRAIVEVLKRRFPEIQAPPREDICYATSNRQAAVVALSPEADLVLVVGDAESANSKRLRDIARGMGKPAHLIPDAGAIRPEWLDGVESLLLTSGASVPERLVAEVIEYARALGPCEVEERTLVEEDVEFRLPKELLK, from the coding sequence ATGAAGATAGTCGTTGCGAGGCCGCGCGGGTTCTGCGCGGGCGTGGACCGCGCCATCCGCAGCGTGGAGCAGGCCCTGGAGCGCCACGGCGCGCCGGTGCACGTGCTCAACCACATCGTCCACAACGCGCACGTGGTGGAGGAGCTGCGGGGCAAGGGCGCGGTCTTCGTGCGCGACCTGGACGAGGTGCCCGAGGGCGGGCTGGTGCTCTTCAGCGCCCACGGCGTCGGCCCCGACCGCTGGGCCCACGCGAAACGCCGCGGCCTGAACGTCATTGACGCCACCTGCCCCCTCGTGGAAAAGGTCCACAACGAGGCGCGCCGCTTCTCGGAAAAGGGCCGCACCGTCATCCTCGTGGGCGAGGCGGGCCACGACGAGACCGTGGGCACCATGGGCTGGGCGCCGGGCCACATCCTCCTCGTGCAGACGCTGGAGGAGGCCGGGCGCGTCGCCGTGCCCGACCCCGCCAACACCGCCTACATCACCCAGACCACGCTCAGCGTGGAGGACTGCCGCGCCATCGTGGAGGTCCTCAAACGCCGCTTCCCGGAGATCCAGGCCCCGCCGCGCGAGGACATCTGCTACGCCACGTCCAACCGCCAGGCCGCCGTGGTCGCCCTCTCGCCGGAGGCCGACCTCGTGCTGGTCGTCGGCGACGCCGAAAGCGCCAACTCCAAGCGCCTGCGCGACATCGCCCGCGGCATGGGCAAGCCCGCCCACCTCATCCCGGACGCGGGCGCCATCCGGCCGGAGTGGCTGGACGGCGTGGAGAGCCTGCTGCTGACCTCGGGCGCGTCCGTGCCCGAGCGGCTGGTCGCCGAGGTCATCGAGTATGCGCGCGCGCTGGGCCCCTGCGAGGTCGAGGAGCGCACGCTGGTCGAGGAGGACGTTGAATTCCGACTGCCCAAGGAGCTGCTCAAATGA
- a CDS encoding ribulokinase, which yields MSERYTIGLDFGTNSVRALLVAAATGEEVATSVFDYPTGDRGVILDDRNPDLARQHPKDYLDGTVAVVRDVLAQAAERGDFSPEQVIGIGVDTTGSTPLPVDAQGVPLAFQPEFEDNPAAMAWLWKDHTGHAEAAEITALAAETRPQYLLKCGGAYSSEWFWSKLLKMKRAAPEVFQAAHSWVEHADWMTGLLTGTDNPAQLKRCVCAAGHKAMFNPSWGGYPDAEFVGALDPALARIRKTLPDTAYDVGDRAGLLTVGWAQRLGLHADIPVAMGAFDAHLGAVGSGIRPGVLVKIIGTSCCDMMVAPMTKDIPGLCGIVPGSILPGCFGLEAGQSAVGDIFNWFVGGMRPEGDSHETLTAKARAMKPGASGLLALDWHNGNRTVLVDQRLTGGLVGMTLHTKPEEVYRALIEATAFGARVIMERFIEYGVAVDRVVNCGGISGKNALLMQIYADVLNRPLEVSASSQTCALGAAMAGAVVAGPVAGGHADFEAAADAMVRMDDKVYTPIPENAAVYDRLFGLYRRLHDSFGVRGHQDSLFDVMKGLLALRDEARA from the coding sequence ATGAGCGAGCGGTACACCATCGGGCTGGATTTCGGGACGAACTCGGTGCGGGCGCTGCTGGTGGCCGCGGCCACGGGCGAGGAGGTCGCCACCAGCGTGTTCGACTACCCCACGGGGGACCGGGGCGTGATTCTGGACGACCGGAACCCCGACCTGGCGCGGCAGCACCCGAAGGACTATCTGGACGGCACGGTGGCGGTGGTGCGCGACGTGCTCGCGCAGGCCGCGGAGCGCGGGGACTTCTCCCCGGAGCAGGTGATCGGCATCGGCGTGGACACGACGGGCTCGACGCCCCTGCCCGTGGACGCGCAGGGCGTGCCGCTGGCGTTCCAGCCGGAGTTTGAGGACAACCCCGCCGCGATGGCCTGGCTCTGGAAGGACCACACGGGCCACGCGGAGGCGGCGGAGATCACGGCGCTGGCGGCGGAGACGCGCCCGCAGTACCTGCTGAAGTGCGGCGGGGCCTACTCCTCCGAGTGGTTCTGGTCCAAGCTGCTCAAGATGAAGCGGGCGGCCCCGGAGGTCTTCCAGGCCGCGCACTCCTGGGTGGAGCACGCCGACTGGATGACGGGCCTCCTCACCGGGACGGACAACCCGGCCCAGCTCAAGCGCTGCGTCTGCGCGGCGGGGCACAAGGCCATGTTCAACCCGTCGTGGGGCGGCTATCCGGACGCGGAGTTCGTCGGGGCGCTGGACCCCGCGCTGGCCCGCATCCGCAAGACCCTGCCCGACACGGCGTATGACGTGGGCGACCGCGCGGGCCTGCTGACGGTGGGCTGGGCGCAGCGCCTCGGCCTGCACGCGGACATCCCGGTGGCCATGGGCGCCTTCGACGCGCACCTGGGCGCGGTCGGCTCGGGCATCCGCCCCGGCGTGCTGGTGAAGATCATCGGCACCTCCTGCTGCGACATGATGGTCGCCCCCATGACGAAGGACATCCCCGGCCTCTGCGGCATCGTGCCCGGGTCCATCCTGCCCGGATGCTTCGGCCTCGAGGCGGGCCAGTCCGCCGTGGGCGACATCTTCAACTGGTTTGTCGGCGGCATGCGCCCGGAGGGCGACTCCCACGAGACCCTCACGGCGAAGGCGAGGGCCATGAAGCCCGGCGCGTCGGGCCTGCTCGCCCTCGATTGGCACAACGGCAACCGCACCGTGCTGGTGGACCAGCGGCTCACGGGCGGCCTCGTCGGCATGACCCTTCACACGAAGCCCGAGGAGGTCTACCGCGCGCTCATCGAGGCCACCGCCTTCGGCGCGCGCGTCATCATGGAGCGCTTCATCGAGTACGGCGTCGCCGTGGACCGCGTGGTCAACTGCGGCGGCATCTCGGGCAAGAACGCCCTGCTCATGCAGATTTACGCCGACGTCCTCAACCGGCCCCTGGAGGTCTCCGCCAGCAGCCAGACCTGCGCCCTCGGCGCGGCCATGGCCGGCGCGGTCGTCGCCGGACCGGTTGCGGGCGGCCACGCGGACTTTGAGGCGGCGGCGGACGCCATGGTCCGGATGGACGACAAGGTCTACACCCCCATCCCGGAGAACGCCGCCGTCTACGACCGGCTCTTCGGCCTGTACCGGCGCCTGCATGACAGCTTCGGCGTGCGCGGCCACCAGGACAGCCTCTTCGACGTCATGAAGGGGCTGCTGGCCCTGCGCGACGAAGCGCGGGCCTGA
- a CDS encoding alpha-mannosidase — protein MAVFHGDWETERLQVRARLEELWGGVFAARRPVGELWCCVTGMDLGPDRVPEKGWRAFQVMERWGGLDQTTWFRMTAVVPPEFAGRRVVALLNPCAYTDIPGLPGHEESGEALAYVNGKPHQGIDRHHPFMVLAEKAQAGARYEILLEACPSTRFDATHVFAQADLAVMDRAVWDFHWDARVCLDLLEELPADSTVWKRMMRLLTETVHAVDLQRRDGPEFAASLAAARARLQKGLKEFPAAPHAGRLTLIGHSHIDTAWLWPLRETRRKVGRTFSTVLRLMEQYPEYHFSASQPALYQFVKENFPDLWRGIKRRVKEGRWELCGAPWVEQDSQMPCGEALVRQFVYGNRFFEREFGKRTHIAWLPDAFGFPWSLPQILCKAQMDTFHTIKLGWNRYTRFPHGCFLWQGPDGSRIRAVVPPLNYNGDPVPGQLRDQWEQFPQKDLLDEAPFSFGWGDGGGGPSPRMLEYGRRLKNITGVPRCDFGRTDDCFDRMRASAPDAALPVWNGELYLELHRGCQTTQGRTKRNNRKCEGLLHRAELLSAWALLHGGEYEQETLLAAWRILLTHQFHDILPGSSIGEVYFDAGLNYKELRGLAEGVLQRAASFLAARMDPGTPPAGALTLAVWNPAPVPGCDLVTVRALLPEGPCHLEDAAGRDLGPVQRTGENEAVFLPDGLPPLGHAVFHVAPGASKAKPADRVKATPRLLENGLVRVRLDARGRFTSVYDKVAGREALAPGQKGNVLQLFDDRPGANDAWDIEYNFERTMWEPGPAESVEVVENGPLRAAVRVVRRTAHSRFEQEIRLRAGSARVDVVNRVDWHEKRALLKAAFPVDILTPRATFDIQFAAVERPTHENTDADRARFEVTAHHWADLSEAGYGVSLLNDCKYGHDVRGNVLRLSLLRAPVDPDPHADEGYHEFTYALLPHTGDWRGATQAEGLLLNRPAFALPLPARSGAVKPALPAAASFVAAAQANIVVDTVKKAEDGNAVIVRFHEAHGARGPADLRFCRTPKTAHECDLMEENDTPVPVAPDGTVRLQVTPFEIRTLKVTFK, from the coding sequence ATGGCGGTGTTTCACGGCGACTGGGAAACGGAGCGGCTTCAGGTGCGGGCGCGGCTGGAGGAGTTGTGGGGCGGCGTGTTCGCGGCCCGGCGGCCTGTCGGCGAGCTGTGGTGCTGTGTGACGGGGATGGACCTGGGTCCGGACCGGGTGCCGGAGAAGGGCTGGCGCGCGTTCCAGGTGATGGAGCGCTGGGGCGGGCTGGACCAGACGACGTGGTTCCGCATGACGGCGGTGGTGCCGCCGGAATTCGCGGGACGGCGGGTGGTGGCGCTGCTGAACCCGTGCGCGTACACGGACATCCCCGGCCTCCCGGGCCATGAGGAGTCGGGCGAGGCGCTGGCGTATGTGAACGGCAAACCGCACCAGGGCATTGACCGGCACCATCCGTTCATGGTCCTCGCGGAGAAGGCGCAGGCGGGGGCGCGCTACGAGATTCTGCTGGAGGCGTGCCCGAGCACGCGCTTCGACGCGACGCATGTCTTCGCGCAGGCGGACCTCGCGGTGATGGACAGGGCGGTGTGGGATTTCCACTGGGACGCGCGGGTCTGCCTGGACCTGCTGGAGGAGCTGCCCGCGGACTCGACGGTGTGGAAGCGCATGATGCGGCTCCTCACGGAGACGGTGCACGCGGTGGACCTCCAGCGCCGCGACGGCCCGGAGTTCGCGGCGTCGCTGGCGGCGGCGCGCGCGCGGCTGCAAAAGGGGCTGAAGGAGTTCCCCGCCGCGCCGCACGCGGGCCGGCTGACGCTCATCGGCCACTCGCACATTGACACGGCGTGGCTGTGGCCCCTGCGCGAGACGCGGCGCAAGGTGGGGCGCACCTTCTCCACGGTGCTGCGGCTCATGGAGCAGTATCCGGAATACCATTTCTCGGCGAGCCAGCCCGCGCTCTACCAGTTCGTGAAGGAAAACTTCCCCGACCTTTGGCGGGGGATCAAGCGGCGGGTGAAGGAGGGGCGCTGGGAGCTGTGCGGCGCGCCGTGGGTGGAGCAGGACAGCCAGATGCCGTGCGGCGAGGCGCTCGTGCGCCAGTTTGTCTACGGCAACCGCTTCTTCGAGCGGGAGTTCGGCAAGCGCACGCACATTGCGTGGCTGCCCGACGCCTTTGGGTTTCCGTGGTCCCTGCCGCAGATCCTCTGCAAGGCGCAGATGGACACCTTCCACACCATCAAGCTCGGCTGGAACCGCTACACGCGCTTCCCCCACGGCTGCTTCCTCTGGCAGGGGCCCGACGGGTCGCGCATTCGCGCTGTGGTGCCGCCGCTGAACTACAACGGCGACCCCGTGCCGGGGCAGCTCCGCGACCAGTGGGAGCAGTTCCCGCAGAAGGACCTGTTGGACGAGGCGCCGTTCTCCTTCGGCTGGGGCGACGGAGGCGGCGGGCCGTCGCCGCGCATGCTGGAGTACGGGCGGCGGCTGAAGAACATCACCGGCGTGCCGCGCTGCGATTTCGGGCGCACCGACGACTGCTTCGACCGGATGCGGGCCTCCGCGCCCGACGCGGCGCTGCCCGTGTGGAACGGCGAGCTGTACCTGGAGCTGCACCGGGGCTGCCAGACGACCCAGGGCCGCACGAAGCGGAACAACCGGAAATGCGAGGGGCTGCTGCACCGCGCGGAGCTGCTCTCCGCGTGGGCGCTGCTCCACGGCGGCGAATACGAGCAGGAGACCCTGCTGGCCGCGTGGCGCATCCTCCTGACGCACCAGTTCCACGACATCCTGCCGGGGTCGTCCATCGGCGAGGTCTACTTCGACGCCGGGCTGAACTACAAGGAGCTGCGCGGCCTGGCCGAGGGCGTGCTCCAGCGCGCCGCGTCCTTCCTCGCCGCGCGCATGGATCCCGGTACGCCGCCCGCGGGCGCGCTGACGCTGGCCGTGTGGAACCCCGCGCCCGTGCCCGGGTGCGACCTGGTGACGGTGCGGGCGCTGCTGCCGGAGGGGCCGTGCCATCTGGAGGACGCGGCGGGCCGCGACCTGGGGCCCGTCCAGCGCACGGGGGAGAACGAGGCGGTGTTCCTTCCGGACGGCCTGCCGCCCCTGGGCCACGCGGTGTTCCATGTCGCGCCGGGCGCGTCGAAGGCGAAACCCGCCGACCGCGTGAAGGCCACGCCGCGCCTGCTGGAGAACGGCCTGGTGCGCGTGCGGCTGGACGCCCGCGGGCGTTTCACCAGCGTCTATGATAAGGTGGCGGGGCGCGAGGCGCTGGCCCCCGGGCAGAAGGGCAACGTGCTCCAACTTTTCGACGACCGCCCCGGCGCGAACGACGCGTGGGATATCGAGTACAACTTCGAGCGGACCATGTGGGAGCCGGGCCCGGCGGAGTCTGTCGAGGTGGTGGAGAACGGGCCGCTGCGCGCGGCGGTGCGCGTGGTGCGGCGCACGGCGCACAGCCGCTTCGAGCAGGAGATCCGCCTGCGCGCGGGGTCCGCGCGCGTGGACGTGGTCAACCGCGTGGACTGGCACGAGAAGCGCGCCCTGCTCAAGGCCGCGTTCCCCGTGGACATCCTCACCCCTCGCGCGACGTTCGACATCCAGTTTGCCGCCGTCGAGCGGCCCACGCACGAGAACACCGACGCCGACCGCGCGCGCTTCGAGGTGACGGCCCACCACTGGGCCGACCTGTCCGAGGCGGGCTACGGCGTCAGCCTGCTCAACGACTGCAAGTACGGCCACGACGTGCGCGGCAATGTGCTGCGGCTGTCGCTCCTGCGCGCCCCCGTGGACCCCGACCCCCACGCCGACGAGGGCTACCACGAGTTCACCTACGCGCTGCTGCCCCACACGGGCGACTGGCGCGGCGCGACACAGGCCGAGGGCCTGCTGCTCAACCGGCCCGCCTTCGCACTGCCCCTTCCGGCGCGGTCCGGCGCTGTCAAGCCCGCGCTGCCCGCCGCGGCGTCCTTCGTCGCCGCCGCGCAGGCGAACATCGTCGTGGACACGGTGAAGAAGGCCGAGGACGGCAACGCGGTCATCGTGCGGTTCCACGAAGCCCACGGCGCGCGCGGCCCCGCCGACCTCCGCTTCTGCCGCACGCCGAAGACCGCCCACGAATGCGACCTCATGGAGGAGAACGACACCCCCGTGCCCGTCGCCCCCGACGGGACCGTCCGGCTGCAGGTGACCCCCTTCGAGATCCGGACGCTCAAGGTGACGTTCAAATAG
- a CDS encoding VWA domain-containing protein has protein sequence MTRHDGGEISGFGVYAKGGAVKLGMQDLLLTGTVLPVGARLVVRHVFRSEEKKPLEMIYAFALPRDAALRRFRITGDGFEAESELRPTAKARETYERGIERGSLSALAQTYQDGVTNLNVGNIRPGETVTVFLEIAAGVEFHDDGFRFRFPFTLAPGYHAKAVCGIADDGTGEMSLPEELFGDVVLPRWKADAKGLHRVAFDLNVAAPDGAELVCPSHPVSVGAGADGGLRVRLATAGDLPNRDVVLETRGAAADRPSVFAGVDGAGRGRIAAVVPSACFGRPERTEKRVVFLLDHSGSMEGVRLEQAKAAVCACLETLRPEDRFGIVLFESRVRPFRPELLPATPKNLSAARAFVGAVEAAGGTELAAGVGAAAKMIGKDGDLLLVTDGEVFGGDDLLARVRACGARVHCLGIGSASQDRMLALLARESGGVGRFLGPREDVAAGVLSLFRGVGAVLAANVRCAAKGLKKAEWLPEPADAAREGQPWVLFGACDGPGDGTLSVTWDGGGFDLPVQVGESPLGEALKLVQGARLVTDTDALFGDADTDSRKSQRLTRRLEALGGEYGLASRALSLVSVVKRADDRPGVLPETRAVVTGMPEDSDPGAYFSVDRCIPAPMMMESFAPPRIFMERLPMPDANGIFGSVPTFLRRRKAAPPEAAPEAPTARQVLLGLAELVVLFAEIGEDGARHPRFPRLLPLLAFLKEHEALWPAGIPADAVERFLGSVGRCELDAPFARVDTTPLAALMDGEEPRAGMSDDALLAALVDFFTAAAAADPRPATG, from the coding sequence ATGACCAGGCATGACGGGGGTGAAATCAGCGGGTTCGGGGTGTACGCGAAGGGCGGCGCGGTGAAACTGGGCATGCAGGACCTGCTGCTGACGGGGACGGTGCTGCCGGTGGGGGCGCGGCTGGTGGTGCGCCATGTGTTCCGGTCGGAGGAGAAGAAGCCGCTGGAGATGATTTACGCCTTCGCGCTGCCGCGCGACGCGGCGCTGCGGCGGTTCCGCATCACGGGGGACGGGTTTGAGGCGGAGTCGGAGCTGCGGCCGACGGCGAAGGCGCGGGAGACCTACGAGCGCGGGATCGAGCGGGGCAGCCTGTCGGCCCTGGCGCAGACCTACCAGGACGGCGTGACCAACCTGAACGTGGGGAACATCCGCCCGGGCGAGACGGTGACGGTGTTCCTGGAGATCGCGGCGGGGGTCGAGTTCCACGACGACGGGTTTCGGTTCCGCTTCCCCTTCACCCTGGCGCCGGGCTACCACGCGAAGGCCGTCTGCGGCATCGCCGACGACGGCACGGGGGAGATGTCCCTGCCGGAGGAGCTGTTCGGCGACGTGGTGCTGCCCCGCTGGAAGGCCGACGCCAAGGGCCTGCACCGTGTGGCCTTCGACCTGAACGTGGCCGCGCCCGACGGCGCGGAGCTGGTCTGCCCCTCGCACCCCGTGTCGGTGGGGGCGGGCGCGGACGGCGGGCTGCGGGTGCGTCTGGCGACGGCGGGCGACCTGCCCAACCGCGACGTGGTGCTGGAGACGCGGGGGGCGGCCGCCGACCGGCCGTCGGTCTTCGCGGGGGTGGACGGTGCGGGGCGGGGCCGCATTGCCGCGGTCGTGCCCTCGGCCTGTTTCGGCCGCCCGGAGCGGACGGAGAAGCGGGTGGTCTTTCTGCTGGACCACTCGGGGTCCATGGAGGGGGTCCGGCTGGAGCAGGCCAAGGCGGCGGTCTGCGCGTGTCTTGAGACCCTGCGTCCGGAAGACCGGTTCGGCATTGTGCTGTTCGAGAGCCGGGTGAGGCCGTTCCGCCCGGAGCTGCTTCCGGCCACGCCGAAGAACCTGTCGGCGGCGCGGGCCTTTGTGGGGGCCGTGGAGGCGGCGGGGGGCACCGAGCTGGCCGCGGGCGTGGGGGCCGCCGCGAAGATGATCGGAAAGGACGGCGACCTGCTGCTGGTCACGGACGGCGAGGTCTTCGGCGGCGACGACCTGCTGGCGCGGGTCCGCGCGTGCGGCGCGCGGGTCCACTGTCTCGGCATCGGCAGCGCCAGCCAGGACCGCATGCTGGCGCTGCTGGCCCGCGAGAGCGGCGGAGTGGGGCGTTTCCTCGGCCCCCGCGAGGACGTGGCGGCGGGCGTGCTGTCCCTGTTCCGGGGCGTTGGCGCGGTGCTCGCGGCCAACGTCCGGTGCGCGGCAAAGGGGCTGAAGAAGGCCGAATGGCTCCCCGAGCCCGCCGACGCGGCCCGCGAGGGCCAGCCGTGGGTGCTGTTCGGCGCGTGCGACGGGCCGGGGGACGGAACGCTGTCCGTCACCTGGGACGGCGGCGGTTTCGACCTCCCCGTCCAGGTGGGGGAGTCCCCCCTGGGCGAGGCCCTCAAGCTGGTGCAGGGCGCGCGGCTGGTGACGGACACGGACGCCCTCTTCGGGGACGCGGACACGGATTCGCGGAAGTCCCAGCGCCTCACGCGGCGGCTGGAGGCGCTCGGTGGGGAATACGGCCTCGCCAGCCGCGCCCTGTCTCTCGTGTCCGTCGTGAAGCGCGCGGACGACCGGCCGGGGGTCCTACCCGAGACCCGCGCCGTCGTCACCGGCATGCCCGAGGACAGCGACCCCGGCGCCTACTTCTCCGTGGACCGCTGCATCCCCGCGCCGATGATGATGGAGTCCTTTGCCCCGCCCCGCATTTTCATGGAGAGGCTGCCCATGCCGGACGCAAACGGGATATTCGGGAGCGTGCCCACGTTCCTCCGCCGCAGGAAGGCCGCGCCGCCGGAAGCGGCGCCCGAAGCGCCCACCGCCCGCCAGGTGCTCCTGGGCCTGGCCGAGCTGGTGGTCCTGTTCGCCGAGATCGGGGAGGACGGGGCGCGGCACCCCCGGTTCCCGCGTCTGCTGCCGCTCCTTGCGTTCCTGAAGGAGCATGAGGCCCTCTGGCCCGCCGGGATTCCGGCGGACGCCGTCGAACGGTTCCTTGGGAGCGTGGGCCGGTGCGAGCTGGACGCCCCCTTTGCCCGGGTGGACACAACCCCGCTGGCCGCCCTGATGGACGGCGAAGAGCCCCGTGCGGGAATGTCGGACGATGCGCTCCTCGCCGCGCTGGTGGATTTTTTCACCGCCGCGGCGGCGGCGGACCCCAGGCCGGCCACGGGCTGA